The following proteins are co-located in the Desulfobacterales bacterium genome:
- a CDS encoding tetratricopeptide repeat protein codes for MTENPHVKQGLSWDNLKWAFHPEKSSEFGYWQPVTWLSHMADCQLFGVRADMHHLANLCFHLLNIFLLFFLLNYMTKSPWKSLFVAALFALHPINVDSVAWIAERKNLLSTAFGLMAMIGYAGYAKRPSLLRYTLIVIPFAVSLMAKSMLVTLPCVLLLLDYWPLRRFRWAGLQSSRLQNSNPKPFNSVPFIQAPVHRLILEKLPLLALSLAAIAFSVFSLQIQERMVDETSTPFPLRISNALVSCLVYLKKLIWPNDLAIFYPFPETIPLWKPVSAAFILLLISAAIAWRAKKSPYLVTGWLWFLGTLVPVSGLVQNGLWPALADRWAYVPLVGIFIIAAWGVPEIFQRLKLKKPTIALTAAAFIPLFFFSYQTAAQLTQWKNDGTVFKHALSVTENNYIAHNGLGLYYYRVKEDPEKASYHFRKSLEINQHHLETIRNYATLLTKEGNYEKARRLFNKALMHNPKDNKAYRGLGDLHMKLNNWDKAADYYSRAIRMAPLNPKPHNEMGNLLLEQGRLPAASKKYQSAIDLQPENPIFHYNLGIAKTRMGKLSQALNHFKTAIKYDSNYLQPYLKTAEIFFQKGDLESSERYYRAALQIAPDNETIYYSLGVVLLQMNRVDEAVKLIEKALKINPEYKKAANALSYIKKQTAGQTKGSVDFD; via the coding sequence GTGACCGAAAACCCCCATGTAAAACAAGGATTATCCTGGGACAATCTGAAGTGGGCTTTTCACCCGGAAAAATCATCTGAGTTCGGTTACTGGCAGCCGGTCACCTGGCTTTCCCACATGGCGGACTGCCAGCTTTTCGGCGTCCGGGCGGATATGCATCACCTGGCAAATCTCTGTTTTCATCTGTTAAATATCTTTCTCTTATTCTTTTTGCTTAATTACATGACAAAAAGTCCGTGGAAAAGCCTTTTTGTAGCGGCATTATTCGCTCTGCACCCGATTAACGTGGATTCGGTGGCCTGGATTGCAGAGCGCAAAAATCTTCTATCAACCGCCTTTGGCCTGATGGCCATGATCGGCTATGCGGGTTATGCAAAAAGGCCGTCTTTATTGCGTTACACATTGATTGTTATCCCTTTTGCCGTCAGCTTAATGGCCAAATCGATGCTGGTGACGCTGCCCTGTGTTCTGCTTTTACTGGACTACTGGCCTTTAAGACGATTCAGGTGGGCGGGCCTGCAATCCAGCCGGCTTCAAAATAGTAATCCTAAGCCTTTTAATTCCGTCCCATTTATACAGGCCCCGGTGCACCGGTTAATTCTCGAGAAACTGCCTTTGCTGGCGTTGTCCCTTGCCGCGATTGCTTTTTCGGTCTTTTCCCTCCAGATACAGGAAAGAATGGTCGACGAGACTTCAACCCCCTTTCCATTGCGCATTTCCAATGCCCTTGTTTCATGTCTTGTCTACTTAAAAAAACTCATATGGCCGAATGACCTGGCCATTTTCTATCCCTTTCCGGAAACCATTCCCCTTTGGAAGCCAGTTTCTGCAGCATTTATTCTATTGCTGATTTCTGCAGCAATTGCCTGGCGGGCAAAAAAATCGCCATATCTTGTGACCGGCTGGCTTTGGTTTCTTGGCACCCTTGTGCCGGTTTCCGGCTTAGTACAAAATGGATTATGGCCCGCACTTGCAGATCGATGGGCTTATGTGCCGCTGGTCGGCATTTTTATCATTGCCGCATGGGGGGTGCCGGAAATATTTCAACGATTAAAATTAAAAAAACCAACCATAGCTTTAACAGCCGCCGCATTTATTCCTTTATTTTTTTTCAGCTACCAAACAGCAGCACAACTGACGCAATGGAAAAATGACGGCACGGTTTTCAAGCACGCCTTAAGCGTTACGGAAAACAATTACATCGCTCATAATGGGCTGGGACTTTATTATTACAGGGTTAAGGAAGACCCGGAAAAAGCGAGTTATCACTTTAGAAAATCACTTGAGATAAACCAACATCACCTTGAAACAATAAGAAATTATGCCACTCTTCTGACTAAGGAAGGCAATTATGAAAAAGCCCGGCGTCTTTTTAATAAGGCTTTGATGCACAACCCAAAGGATAATAAAGCCTACAGAGGGCTTGGGGATTTGCACATGAAGTTAAATAACTGGGATAAAGCAGCGGATTATTATTCCCGGGCAATCCGGATGGCGCCTCTTAACCCCAAACCCCATAATGAAATGGGAAACCTTCTTTTAGAGCAAGGCAGGCTCCCGGCGGCATCAAAAAAATATCAATCCGCGATAGACCTCCAGCCGGAAAATCCGATCTTTCACTACAACCTGGGCATTGCCAAAACCCGGATGGGGAAATTAAGTCAAGCGCTCAACCATTTTAAAACGGCAATAAAGTATGACTCGAATTATCTCCAGCCATATTTGAAAACAGCTGAAATTTTTTTTCAAAAAGGTGACTTGGAAAGTTCAGAAAGGTATTACCGGGCGGCACTTCAAATTGCACCCGATAATGAGACAATTTACTATAGTTTAGGGGTGGTTTTGCTTCAAATGAATCGCGTGGACGAGGCTGTTAAGCTGATAGAAAAAGCTCTTAAAATTAATCCTGAATATAAAAAAGCGGCAAACGCCCTCTCATACATCAAAAAACAAACGGCTGGTCAGACTAAAGGCAGCGTCGATTTCGACTAA
- a CDS encoding IS110 family transposase produces the protein MGWKKRKQTTLTKRRCTMTLYTGFDLHSNNNYLGIIDNYGKRIFKKKLHNQPEQILNTLNPYQHDIAGIVVESTYNWYWLVDLLMENGYKVHLANPSAITTYKGLKHCDDNHDAFWLAEMLRLGILPEGYIYPKEQRPFRDLLRKRGHLVKTRSSLIISLQNIISRNCGHRINVNDVKRLKQDMVQPLLQDNEDIALSGKASKETIDFLTRKIRDIESAIEKKAMLTSNYRHLLSMPGVGKILGLTIQLESGPIERFPKAGNYVSYCRKVNSKWTSNGKQKGKGNKKNGNKYLCWAFSEAAELARRYDESARSYFNRKMHRTNRMVAHGALSHKLAKAAYYIMKDGVPFDSAKLFS, from the coding sequence TTGGGTTGGAAAAAGAGAAAACAAACAACCCTAACAAAAAGGAGGTGCACAATGACATTGTACACAGGTTTTGATCTTCATTCAAACAACAATTACCTGGGCATCATCGACAACTATGGCAAGCGCATTTTCAAAAAAAAACTTCACAATCAACCGGAACAGATTCTTAACACCTTGAATCCTTATCAACATGACATTGCCGGTATTGTGGTCGAATCAACCTATAACTGGTATTGGCTAGTGGATCTGCTTATGGAAAATGGATATAAAGTGCATCTGGCAAATCCTTCAGCCATAACCACCTACAAAGGACTCAAGCACTGCGATGACAATCATGATGCTTTCTGGTTGGCTGAAATGCTGCGGCTGGGTATTTTGCCGGAAGGCTATATATACCCCAAAGAGCAGCGGCCATTCCGGGATCTGCTTCGAAAAAGAGGGCATCTCGTGAAGACCCGCAGTTCGCTAATTATCAGTCTGCAAAACATTATCTCAAGAAATTGCGGGCATCGGATCAATGTAAATGATGTCAAACGACTTAAACAAGATATGGTTCAACCCTTGCTGCAGGATAACGAAGATATAGCCCTCAGCGGCAAAGCCAGCAAGGAAACGATCGATTTTTTAACTAGAAAAATACGAGACATTGAGTCAGCGATTGAAAAGAAAGCAATGCTTACCAGCAACTATAGACACCTGCTTTCAATGCCAGGCGTGGGAAAAATACTGGGTCTGACAATCCAGCTGGAAAGCGGCCCCATAGAGCGTTTTCCAAAAGCGGGCAATTATGTCTCATACTGCCGAAAGGTCAACAGCAAATGGACCAGCAATGGCAAGCAAAAGGGCAAGGGGAACAAAAAAAATGGAAACAAATATCTTTGCTGGGCCTTTTCTGAAGCCGCCGAGCTGGCAAGGCGCTATGATGAATCTGCCCGCAGTTATTTTAACCGAAAGATGCATAGAACAAACCGGATGGTGGCCCATGGGGCTTTGTCGCACAAGCTGGCAAAAGCGGCGTATTACATCATGAAAGACGGAGTGCCATTCGATTCGGCTAAACTATTTTCATAA
- a CDS encoding glycosyltransferase family 2 protein produces the protein MITIIVSVYNEEEVLNFFWEDLERHLTIGDFDYEVIFVNDGSTDDSYNVLLKLSEQNNNIKIINFSKNFGHEAAMIAGMAYSCGDIVICMDADLQHPPALLNEMIEKYNNGCEIVTMTRKNNLSQNFMQSICSRIFYVLLNLISPFHFEIHASDFFLVSRRAANVLVNDFPERTRFLRGFIQIIGFEKTNLEYVAPERSAGKSKYSFIKLFSNALIAVIAFSNLPLRLSVAVGVLTGAGSLILGIYSIVRKLMGHVVPGYTTIVVLITFLFALQFFLIGIIGEYLGVVLDENKKRPIYIVKDTINIKHDDA, from the coding sequence ATGATTACAATAATAGTTTCGGTTTATAACGAGGAAGAGGTCTTAAATTTTTTTTGGGAGGACCTCGAGAGACATTTAACAATTGGTGATTTTGATTATGAAGTTATTTTTGTCAATGACGGCAGCACTGATGATAGCTACAATGTCTTATTAAAATTATCGGAACAAAATAATAATATTAAAATAATAAATTTTTCAAAAAATTTTGGGCATGAAGCAGCAATGATCGCCGGAATGGCATACAGTTGTGGCGATATTGTAATTTGTATGGATGCTGACCTCCAACATCCGCCCGCCCTTTTAAATGAGATGATTGAGAAGTATAACAATGGTTGCGAAATAGTTACGATGACGCGTAAAAATAATTTATCACAAAATTTTATGCAATCAATATGTTCAAGAATATTTTATGTGTTATTAAACCTAATATCGCCTTTTCACTTTGAAATACATGCCTCTGATTTCTTTCTTGTTTCACGTCGGGCGGCCAATGTTCTTGTAAATGATTTTCCTGAAAGAACCCGTTTTTTGAGGGGGTTTATTCAAATTATAGGATTTGAAAAAACAAATTTGGAATATGTGGCACCTGAAAGATCTGCTGGTAAAAGCAAGTATTCCTTTATAAAGTTGTTTTCGAATGCATTGATCGCAGTTATTGCTTTTTCAAACTTACCTCTTCGACTCAGCGTTGCGGTCGGCGTTTTGACTGGAGCGGGAAGTTTAATTTTGGGAATTTATTCTATTGTTCGCAAGCTGATGGGGCATGTCGTCCCCGGATATACAACAATTGTTGTGTTGATCACCTTTTTATTTGCATTGCAGTTCTTTCTAATCGGGATCATTGGAGAGTATTTAGGGGTTGTGCTTGATGAAAATAAAAAAAGACCCATTTACATCGTAAAAGATACGATCAATATAAAACACGATGATGCTTAA
- a CDS encoding tetratricopeptide repeat protein, protein MDKANCLPDKSGNAFLKIVLPLLLLALLTGAIYSNTLDAPFVFDAGGYIQNDSAIRMTELSWEQISTAAFESVPKKRFLANLSFAFNYYFGKYEVLGYHLVNILIHLCCGIFLFLFVKTTLSRTPAGRAALPPGLSAPAVAFLTAALWLAFPINTGAVTYIVQRMTSLAVMFFILSMLLYVLARLSFQANRFSGRTITLFTGCLIAGLCAFATKQNTATLPILILLYEFFFFQDLKLRLSRRKALWLAGGLILFAGVALFYLGENPLDRILSAYNRREFTLPERVMTEWRIIVYYISLFFWPVPWRLNLDYDYPLSYHLANPLVTSLSLFAIISLIILAVFISRRHRIIAFCMLWFFINLAIESSVIGIELIYEHRTYLPFMMLSLAAVVIAGKISRRPKIPAAVLGIVILVFSVWTYQRNTIWQEPIAFWVDGIKKSPRDGRLYANTGHEYLQQDKYKQAIPYYQSALSLWTKNQERRYGPKTHFHLGAAYTKTGQPEKAESHYRKAIALGPKHAKAHFNLAQLLTEKGNMESAAHHYKKVIEIEPDYTDAHVNLGNIYARESDYNKAKDHFHRALKYEPQKKRPTSTWPWRILCSRTMKRQRRSLNKCWHTIQTILLYTIISPACMPARTSRT, encoded by the coding sequence ATGGATAAAGCAAACTGCCTGCCGGATAAGTCTGGCAATGCCTTTCTTAAAATCGTCCTGCCCCTCCTTTTACTTGCCTTGCTGACAGGCGCCATCTATTCAAACACCCTGGACGCGCCGTTTGTTTTCGACGCGGGCGGCTATATTCAAAATGACAGTGCCATCCGGATGACGGAGCTGTCCTGGGAGCAGATTTCGACCGCTGCATTTGAGAGCGTTCCCAAGAAACGATTTCTGGCCAACCTGAGTTTTGCCTTCAACTATTATTTTGGTAAATACGAGGTCCTCGGCTACCATCTGGTCAATATCCTGATCCACCTGTGCTGCGGCATATTCCTTTTTTTGTTTGTTAAAACCACGCTCTCACGCACCCCCGCCGGCCGGGCCGCCCTGCCGCCCGGTTTATCTGCTCCTGCAGTTGCCTTTTTAACCGCCGCCCTGTGGCTTGCCTTTCCCATAAACACCGGCGCGGTCACCTATATCGTCCAGCGCATGACCAGCCTGGCGGTGATGTTTTTTATCCTGAGCATGCTGCTCTATGTTCTGGCCCGGCTCTCGTTTCAGGCCAATCGTTTCTCCGGCCGCACAATTACCCTGTTTACCGGATGTTTGATAGCCGGCCTGTGCGCCTTTGCCACAAAGCAGAACACCGCCACCCTGCCGATTCTGATTCTACTCTATGAATTCTTTTTTTTCCAGGACCTGAAACTCCGCCTCAGCCGCAGAAAGGCCCTTTGGCTTGCCGGCGGGCTGATCCTCTTTGCCGGGGTCGCCTTGTTCTATCTCGGGGAAAACCCTCTAGACCGCATTCTTTCTGCTTACAACCGCCGGGAATTCACCCTTCCGGAGCGGGTGATGACGGAATGGCGGATTATTGTATACTATATCAGCCTGTTCTTCTGGCCCGTGCCCTGGCGGCTGAACCTGGATTACGACTATCCTCTCTCCTATCATTTGGCCAATCCATTGGTAACCAGCCTGTCTCTTTTTGCCATTATCAGCCTGATCATACTTGCGGTCTTTATCTCCCGCCGGCACCGAATAATTGCCTTCTGCATGCTCTGGTTTTTTATCAACCTTGCCATTGAATCGTCGGTGATCGGCATTGAGCTCATCTACGAGCACCGCACTTACCTGCCGTTTATGATGCTATCTCTGGCAGCCGTGGTTATAGCGGGCAAAATCAGCCGCCGCCCGAAAATTCCTGCAGCCGTCCTGGGCATTGTTATTCTGGTATTTTCAGTCTGGACCTACCAGCGCAACACCATATGGCAGGAACCGATTGCCTTTTGGGTGGATGGTATAAAAAAATCGCCACGTGACGGGAGGCTTTATGCCAATACCGGTCATGAATATCTGCAGCAGGATAAATACAAGCAGGCGATTCCTTATTACCAATCCGCGTTAAGCCTCTGGACCAAAAATCAGGAGCGCCGATACGGGCCAAAAACCCATTTCCATCTGGGCGCCGCCTATACAAAAACCGGGCAGCCGGAAAAGGCCGAATCCCATTATCGAAAGGCAATTGCCCTGGGCCCAAAGCACGCCAAAGCCCATTTCAACCTGGCACAGCTTCTGACTGAAAAAGGGAATATGGAATCAGCCGCGCACCACTATAAAAAGGTAATTGAAATTGAGCCTGATTATACCGATGCGCACGTCAATTTAGGCAATATTTATGCCAGAGAAAGCGATTATAACAAGGCGAAAGATCATTTTCACCGGGCTTTGAAATATGAGCCCCAAAAAAAGAGGCCCACTTCAACCTGGCCATGGCGCATATTGTGCAGCAGGACTATGAAACGGCAGCGCAGGTCTTTAAACAAATGCTGGCATACCATTCAGACAATCCTGTTATATACTATAATATCGCCTGCATGTATGCCCGCCAGAACAAGCCGGACCTAG
- a CDS encoding tetratricopeptide repeat protein, producing the protein MYLASMMPALLLSFLVISRTRPHWLAICLLSIILLISATWTYQRNITWQEPLAFWEDNLKKTPNDHRVLNNMGFSLMQAGHYDQAIPYLQKSIQLKTSAQTIRTTLLDPLRNLGAALIQIKKFDRAIETLQTAIKIDPESAPSHVNLATAYEELEQHKKAITHYKKALEIQPQSIRALTGLADIYLKQGTVQRAARYLQKAHAIDDKSVKIKTKLARCFVKTGQPEKAIDLYQSALSIAPANEALLINLGNTYAAKKNLSEAVKYYKKALRLNPRNASARFNLAVACSAQKEYEKAIQIFREMLNYLPNNPNIYYNIACMHSLNGHPSKSAEWLKKALAKGYDSWKKIKTDPDLANLRQSKYYQELIATKKSQISNNK; encoded by the coding sequence ATGTATCTTGCTTCGATGATGCCGGCATTGCTTTTAAGTTTTCTTGTCATCAGCCGGACTCGGCCGCATTGGCTGGCCATATGCCTGTTAAGCATCATTCTGCTGATCTCTGCCACATGGACATATCAGCGAAACATCACCTGGCAAGAGCCGCTTGCCTTCTGGGAGGACAATCTCAAAAAAACCCCTAACGATCACCGGGTGTTAAACAATATGGGCTTTTCGCTTATGCAGGCCGGCCATTATGATCAGGCCATCCCTTATTTGCAAAAATCAATCCAACTGAAAACGTCAGCCCAAACCATACGCACCACCCTGCTTGATCCTTTAAGAAACCTGGGAGCCGCACTCATTCAAATTAAAAAATTTGACCGGGCGATCGAGACATTACAAACCGCTATCAAAATCGATCCGGAATCTGCACCCAGCCATGTTAACCTTGCCACCGCCTACGAGGAACTTGAACAACATAAAAAAGCGATCACCCATTATAAAAAAGCATTAGAGATCCAACCGCAATCCATAAGGGCTTTAACCGGGCTTGCCGATATTTACTTAAAGCAGGGAACGGTTCAAAGGGCAGCCCGATATCTGCAAAAAGCCCATGCTATTGATGACAAAAGCGTTAAAATTAAGACAAAGCTTGCAAGATGTTTTGTCAAAACGGGGCAGCCGGAAAAGGCGATCGACCTTTACCAATCCGCACTATCCATAGCGCCTGCAAATGAGGCACTGCTTATCAACCTTGGCAATACATATGCCGCTAAAAAAAATCTCTCTGAAGCTGTAAAATACTATAAGAAGGCTTTAAGGCTAAATCCCCGGAATGCCTCTGCCCGCTTCAACCTGGCAGTTGCCTGCTCCGCCCAAAAAGAATATGAAAAAGCTATACAAATATTTAGAGAGATGCTTAATTATCTGCCAAACAATCCAAACATATACTATAATATTGCCTGCATGCATTCCTTAAACGGCCACCCTTCCAAGAGCGCTGAATGGCTTAAAAAAGCATTGGCAAAGGGCTATGATAGCTGGAAGAAAATTAAAACCGATCCGGATCTGGCGAATTTGAGGCAAAGTAAGTATTATCAGGAACTGATAGCAACTAAAAAATCCCAAATTTCAAATAACAAATGA
- a CDS encoding tetratricopeptide repeat protein, which translates to MKTESKKNFLVILVLILLTAALYSQVATFDFVRFDDNEYIAKNSQVQKGLSWENVKWAFGFSEEALLYYYHPVTWLSLMLDAQLFGVDAGMHHLVNVVIHAVNTVLLFLVLRFMTGALWPSAFVALLFAVHPLNVESVAWIAERKNVLSTFFWMLCMLSYVAYAVKPGVKRYLLIFLPFALGLLSKPMLVTIPCVFLLLDFWPLRRFNLEGNVVEKNSFHQTPKIFQEYPLKRLVLEKIPLLALSLIFVAVSIFSVHHTEQIISGEAASIGLRVGNAIVIYVKYIINLIWPHNMAFFYPFPESIPAWHVAGAGLVLAAITVSAVRLYKKATFFIVGWLWYLGTMFPVSGISQHGRWPEMADRWVYVPAIGLFIIVAWGAQRIIKNFHLPRPAVAGATAVMTAAFMLISFFQIATWKNNEALFGHAIKATPDSPIAHLNYGWAIEDTNRKAAIKHYKKAIALRPDYAKALNNLGAAYFEEGRINAAIGQYKKALAIEPFYLKAQQNLALAYYKAGRMDAAIKHYKELLEIKPHFTDAICTLGNAYKRKGLVDKAVECYSRALEIDPELVDIRNNLAAALIEQERFDEALEHLETLLKMNPGVNTHLNAGVVLTRLDRVDEAIMHYEKALSLNPNIAVAHNLLGELQIRKNNYQAAKSHFETALELQPGYYSAKQNLKNVQQRLGKIQ; encoded by the coding sequence ATGAAAACTGAATCCAAGAAAAATTTCCTCGTCATTTTAGTTCTTATTCTTCTCACAGCGGCGCTCTACAGCCAGGTGGCCACCTTTGATTTCGTCCGCTTTGATGATAATGAGTACATTGCCAAAAACAGCCAGGTCCAGAAGGGGTTGTCATGGGAAAACGTCAAGTGGGCGTTCGGCTTTTCCGAAGAGGCGCTCCTGTATTATTACCATCCTGTTACCTGGCTCTCCTTGATGCTGGATGCCCAGCTTTTCGGGGTGGATGCAGGTATGCATCATTTGGTTAATGTCGTTATTCATGCGGTGAACACGGTGCTCCTCTTTCTGGTGTTGCGGTTTATGACCGGTGCCCTGTGGCCGAGTGCATTTGTTGCCCTGCTGTTTGCCGTGCATCCCCTTAATGTGGAATCCGTTGCCTGGATAGCTGAGCGGAAAAATGTTTTAAGCACTTTTTTCTGGATGCTTTGCATGCTTTCCTATGTGGCGTATGCCGTGAAACCGGGGGTTAAGCGTTATCTCTTGATTTTCTTGCCATTTGCCCTTGGATTGTTGTCTAAGCCGATGCTGGTGACAATCCCCTGCGTCTTTTTGCTTTTGGACTTCTGGCCGCTCAGGCGCTTTAATTTAGAGGGAAATGTTGTCGAAAAAAACAGTTTTCACCAAACCCCAAAAATTTTTCAAGAGTATCCGTTAAAGCGGCTTGTCCTGGAAAAAATACCCCTGTTGGCGCTTTCCCTTATTTTTGTGGCTGTATCTATCTTTTCAGTACACCACACGGAACAGATCATTTCGGGCGAGGCCGCATCCATAGGGCTTCGCGTGGGTAACGCCATTGTTATTTATGTCAAATATATCATCAACCTGATTTGGCCGCATAATATGGCCTTTTTCTATCCTTTCCCGGAATCCATTCCCGCATGGCACGTTGCAGGGGCCGGCCTGGTTCTTGCCGCAATTACAGTCAGCGCGGTTCGTCTTTATAAAAAGGCCACATTTTTTATTGTCGGCTGGTTATGGTATCTCGGCACCATGTTTCCGGTTAGCGGCATTTCCCAGCATGGAAGGTGGCCGGAAATGGCCGACCGGTGGGTGTATGTGCCGGCAATCGGCCTGTTTATAATAGTTGCCTGGGGCGCACAGCGTATTATTAAAAATTTTCATTTGCCCCGCCCCGCAGTGGCCGGGGCGACTGCTGTGATGACGGCTGCCTTTATGTTGATATCATTTTTTCAGATCGCTACCTGGAAAAACAACGAGGCGCTTTTCGGTCACGCGATTAAAGCGACACCGGATAGTCCGATAGCGCATCTGAATTACGGCTGGGCCATTGAAGATACCAATAGAAAGGCGGCGATCAAACATTATAAAAAAGCCATCGCGCTCAGGCCGGATTATGCTAAGGCCCTGAATAATCTGGGCGCGGCCTATTTTGAAGAAGGCAGAATAAATGCCGCCATTGGGCAATACAAGAAGGCCCTGGCTATTGAGCCGTTTTATTTAAAGGCGCAGCAGAATTTGGCACTGGCTTATTATAAGGCGGGCAGAATGGATGCGGCCATTAAGCACTATAAAGAACTCCTTGAGATTAAGCCCCATTTTACCGATGCCATATGTACCCTGGGGAATGCCTATAAACGCAAGGGGCTGGTTGATAAAGCCGTTGAATGCTATTCCAGGGCTCTCGAGATAGATCCCGAACTTGTCGATATCCGAAACAACCTGGCCGCCGCCCTGATTGAACAGGAACGTTTTGATGAAGCCCTCGAGCACTTGGAAACGCTTTTAAAAATGAACCCCGGCGTGAACACCCATCTTAATGCCGGGGTCGTGCTTACAAGGCTCGATCGGGTTGATGAGGCTATTATGCATTATGAAAAGGCGTTATCCTTAAACCCCAACATTGCTGTCGCCCATAATCTTCTTGGCGAGCTTCAAATCCGGAAAAATAATTATCAAGCGGCAAAATCGCATTTCGAAACTGCCCTGGAGTTGCAGCCGGGGTATTACAGTGCAAAGCAAAATCTGAAAAATGTTCAGCAGCGGCTTGGTAAAATACAATAG
- a CDS encoding glycosyltransferase: protein MALTASAYQRDRRKHWDRVSAQKQAPNRPGAFYQTLLHQYFRHMVPEGRRVLEIGCGHGDLLAAMAPAFGAGVDFSEKMLETARQKYPDLCFIQADAYELPIKTVFDVIILSDLVNDLWDVQAVLESLRPLCHAGTRIIVNFYNNMWRIPLAAVNKLGLGADLLEQNWFAPHDVENLLHLAGFEVINRRNKILFPADIWLVKTVFNRYLVNMLPFKWFALTNIVMARPAPELFPAPKVEEPPKVSVVVAARNEAGHIDEIFQRVPQLGSGTELIFVEGHSTDNTYETVQETMGRYPNVQCRLFQQTGRGKGDAVRLGFEKASGDILMILDADLTVPPEDLYRFYEALAAGKGEFINGVRLVYPMEDEAMRFFNIVGNKFFSLAFTWLLEQPIKDTLCGTKVMWKADYNVLAANRSYFGDFDPFGDFDLLFGAAKLNLKIVEVPVRYRARRYGETNIDRWRHGWMLLKMVAFAAKRMKFI from the coding sequence ATGGCCTTAACCGCATCTGCTTATCAAAGGGATAGAAGAAAACACTGGGACCGCGTTTCCGCCCAGAAACAAGCCCCGAACCGGCCCGGCGCCTTTTATCAGACGCTGCTGCATCAATATTTCCGTCATATGGTGCCGGAAGGGAGGCGGGTGCTGGAAATCGGCTGCGGGCATGGCGATCTGCTGGCGGCTATGGCACCGGCATTTGGCGCGGGGGTTGATTTTTCGGAGAAAATGCTTGAGACCGCCCGGCAAAAATATCCCGATCTTTGTTTCATTCAGGCGGATGCCTATGAGCTGCCAATAAAAACCGTATTTGATGTGATCATTCTGTCAGATCTGGTCAATGATCTGTGGGATGTCCAGGCAGTGCTCGAGAGCCTGCGGCCGTTGTGTCATGCCGGCACGCGGATTATCGTCAATTTTTATAACAATATGTGGCGCATCCCTCTGGCTGCAGTAAACAAGCTGGGCCTGGGCGCGGACCTATTGGAGCAGAACTGGTTTGCCCCGCATGATGTGGAAAACCTGCTGCATCTGGCCGGGTTTGAGGTCATCAACCGGCGCAATAAGATTCTTTTCCCGGCGGATATCTGGCTGGTCAAGACGGTTTTCAATCGGTACCTGGTCAACATGCTGCCGTTTAAGTGGTTTGCCTTGACCAACATTGTTATGGCCCGGCCGGCGCCAGAGCTTTTCCCGGCGCCTAAAGTCGAAGAACCGCCAAAGGTTTCGGTTGTGGTGGCGGCCCGAAACGAGGCCGGTCATATTGATGAGATATTTCAGCGGGTGCCGCAGTTGGGTAGCGGAACAGAGCTTATTTTCGTGGAAGGCCATTCCACGGATAATACCTATGAAACCGTCCAGGAAACCATGGGCCGCTATCCGAACGTTCAATGCCGCCTGTTTCAGCAGACCGGCAGGGGCAAAGGGGATGCGGTGCGTCTTGGCTTTGAAAAGGCCAGCGGCGACATCCTGATGATCCTGGATGCGGATCTCACCGTGCCGCCCGAAGATCTTTACCGTTTCTATGAAGCATTGGCAGCGGGCAAAGGCGAATTCATAAACGGCGTGCGCCTGGTGTATCCCATGGAAGATGAGGCCATGCGGTTTTTCAACATTGTCGGCAACAAGTTTTTTTCCCTGGCATTTACGTGGCTTTTGGAGCAGCCGATCAAGGATACTTTATGCGGCACCAAGGTGATGTGGAAAGCCGACTATAATGTGCTGGCCGCCAATCGATCCTATTTCGGCGATTTTGATCCGTTCGGCGATTTTGATCTGCTGTTCGGGGCGGCCAAACTCAACCTGAAAATCGTTGAGGTCCCGGTGCGCTACCGCGCCCGCCGATACGGGGAAACCAACATTGACCGCTGGCGCCACGGTTGGATGCTTTTGAAAATGGTGGCGTTTGCAGCGAAGAGAATGAAGTTCATATAG